In the Wyeomyia smithii strain HCP4-BCI-WySm-NY-G18 chromosome 2, ASM2978416v1, whole genome shotgun sequence genome, one interval contains:
- the LOC129724375 gene encoding sister chromatid cohesion protein DCC1 isoform X1, with amino-acid sequence MIFSQDYVRSVEDVHNIIKYAKVDHNNLTNTAQAIYYPDVVARPEMANLKLLEVDDHILQQISEGKSVAFKGALNEKVVICTESRTYDVKEAEISNSLLLVPRLKLAQATSRSPIKSPKGGVNTSLDSSIEETDEPVDSIDQIERKDVVKIFHDYFECRQVKPKYRKIIDLLRLTRYSGPENEHLVDRSLLFRFNQLLDTVQCSREEFQEGLKKYRAIEIENKIRMLHSEYEYRVLTLMLALVAENSWQLDEIDKAATIEALDGIVPYDVVDRIFDVYTEPSENLTDRFRYREDLVCALFAENILQQGLKFHIEDFFNNWQQTLPEGFKVDEKHLRGIGIIDREGPVPCVRGLNEADLPTNLLVRLNMLFRTKERWNLEQIEPYIECFTTPTLGVTSILAKHTRSLVVSGVRIYVSKH; translated from the exons ATGATTTTTAGCCAGGA TTACGTGCGTTCTGTGGAAGACGTACATAATATAATCAAATATGCTAAAGTCGACCACAATAATCTCACTAATACGGCTCAG GCCATCTACTATCCCGATGTCGTTGCTCGACCGGAAATGGCAAACCTCAAGCTGCTAGAAGTAGACGATCATATTCTTCAGCAGATCTCCGAAGGAAAGTCAGTTGCATTCAAGGGCGCTCTCAATGAAAAAGTAGTAATTTGTACTGAGTCGCGCACTTACGATGTAAAAGAGGCAGAGATTTCCAACAGCTTACTGTTGGTTCCACGTCTGAAACTGGCACAAGCAACTAGCAGGTCGCCTATTAAAAGCCCCAAGGGTGGCGTTAATACATCTTTGGACAGCAGCATCGAAGAAACAGATGAACCAGTTGATAGTATCGACCAAATCGAGCGAAAGGATGTCGTGAAGATCTTTCACGATTATTTTGAGTGTCGTCAGGTTAAACCGAAGTATCGCAAGATAATCGATCTGCTCCGTTTGACTCGGTATTCTGGGCCTGAAAACGAACACCTTGTTGATCGGTCGCTGCTTTTTAGATTCAATCAGCTACTGGACACGGTTCAGTGCAGTCGGGAAGAATTCCAGGAAGGCCTAAAAAAGTATCGAGCAATTGAAATTGAGAACAAAATACGAATGCTACACAGCGAATATGAATATCGCGTTCTAACACTTATGTTAGCTTTAGTAGCGGAAAATTCGTGGCAGCTAGATGAAATCGATAAGGCTGCAACCATAGAAGCTCTAGATGGCATTGTCCCGTACGATGTTGTCGATCGCATCTTTGATGTCTATACGGAGCCAAGTGAAAATTTGACAGATCGATTTCGCTATCGAGAAGATCTTGTCTGTGCGCTTTTTGCAGAGAATATTTTGCAGCAAGGGTTGAAGTTTCACATTGAGGACTTTTTTAATAACTGGCAACAAACATTACCGGAAGGTTTCAAGGTGGATGAAAAGCATCTTCGCGGGATAGGCATCATTGATCGGGAAGGACCGGTTCCATGCGTACGGGGCTTAAATGAGGCTGATTTACCCACCAATCTTCTAGTTCGACTCAACATGCTTTTCAGAACTAAAGAGCGATGGAACTTGGAACAAATTGAACCCTACATAGA GTGTTTTACAACGCCAACTTTGGGAGTCACATCGATTCTGGCTAAACATACCCGTTCGTTAGTTGTTAGTGGAGTGCGAATCTACGTGTCGaagcattaa
- the LOC129724375 gene encoding sister chromatid cohesion protein DCC1 isoform X2 → MANLKLLEVDDHILQQISEGKSVAFKGALNEKVVICTESRTYDVKEAEISNSLLLVPRLKLAQATSRSPIKSPKGGVNTSLDSSIEETDEPVDSIDQIERKDVVKIFHDYFECRQVKPKYRKIIDLLRLTRYSGPENEHLVDRSLLFRFNQLLDTVQCSREEFQEGLKKYRAIEIENKIRMLHSEYEYRVLTLMLALVAENSWQLDEIDKAATIEALDGIVPYDVVDRIFDVYTEPSENLTDRFRYREDLVCALFAENILQQGLKFHIEDFFNNWQQTLPEGFKVDEKHLRGIGIIDREGPVPCVRGLNEADLPTNLLVRLNMLFRTKERWNLEQIEPYIECFTTPTLGVTSILAKHTRSLVVSGVRIYVSKH, encoded by the exons ATGGCAAACCTCAAGCTGCTAGAAGTAGACGATCATATTCTTCAGCAGATCTCCGAAGGAAAGTCAGTTGCATTCAAGGGCGCTCTCAATGAAAAAGTAGTAATTTGTACTGAGTCGCGCACTTACGATGTAAAAGAGGCAGAGATTTCCAACAGCTTACTGTTGGTTCCACGTCTGAAACTGGCACAAGCAACTAGCAGGTCGCCTATTAAAAGCCCCAAGGGTGGCGTTAATACATCTTTGGACAGCAGCATCGAAGAAACAGATGAACCAGTTGATAGTATCGACCAAATCGAGCGAAAGGATGTCGTGAAGATCTTTCACGATTATTTTGAGTGTCGTCAGGTTAAACCGAAGTATCGCAAGATAATCGATCTGCTCCGTTTGACTCGGTATTCTGGGCCTGAAAACGAACACCTTGTTGATCGGTCGCTGCTTTTTAGATTCAATCAGCTACTGGACACGGTTCAGTGCAGTCGGGAAGAATTCCAGGAAGGCCTAAAAAAGTATCGAGCAATTGAAATTGAGAACAAAATACGAATGCTACACAGCGAATATGAATATCGCGTTCTAACACTTATGTTAGCTTTAGTAGCGGAAAATTCGTGGCAGCTAGATGAAATCGATAAGGCTGCAACCATAGAAGCTCTAGATGGCATTGTCCCGTACGATGTTGTCGATCGCATCTTTGATGTCTATACGGAGCCAAGTGAAAATTTGACAGATCGATTTCGCTATCGAGAAGATCTTGTCTGTGCGCTTTTTGCAGAGAATATTTTGCAGCAAGGGTTGAAGTTTCACATTGAGGACTTTTTTAATAACTGGCAACAAACATTACCGGAAGGTTTCAAGGTGGATGAAAAGCATCTTCGCGGGATAGGCATCATTGATCGGGAAGGACCGGTTCCATGCGTACGGGGCTTAAATGAGGCTGATTTACCCACCAATCTTCTAGTTCGACTCAACATGCTTTTCAGAACTAAAGAGCGATGGAACTTGGAACAAATTGAACCCTACATAGA GTGTTTTACAACGCCAACTTTGGGAGTCACATCGATTCTGGCTAAACATACCCGTTCGTTAGTTGTTAGTGGAGTGCGAATCTACGTGTCGaagcattaa
- the LOC129724374 gene encoding ATP-dependent RNA helicase ddx24 yields MVQKSAKFRSKLRKAAVTGPKTLSDVSWKQVKLSGPVISDDGADLAGLIGLEILESYDKTLVTKEKRKKLTKDPILSDDDDEQDLPKEQNTKRRKIDLESDSDDDKGKCRKAKKKVNQVKMSEEDFDSKILIRKLVNESDNCENASSPGRFVLLKKIGNERNEQKPAKKKSNKKKISETADNDRKNSKNFSSVEYFKWTELGVTEPIVHALADKCFRNPTEIQTLSIPAAVMGKRDLLGAAETGSGKTLAFGIPLLEGILKLKASGKEEPLLKPNNEKNCRSKDSEEHELTPPPEEMEYYPELDGVTAKLNKPQDMGKPLYALILTPTRELAVQVHNHLKTVAKYTDIKMATVFGGLAAVKQERMLKKCPEIVIATPGRLWELIQSGNSHLSKVCTIRFLVIDETDRMLEKGHFDELKQLLEMINQNQEAKQRRQNFVFSATLTFDHDLPEHMIAKAKKNNKSSNLKETPGQRLNNLVQIIGMTNPKVVDITQQHGTAHSLIESRILCKSDQKDFYLFYFLKRHPGRTLVFCNSIDCVKRLVSLFGYLNCDPLSLFGSMQQRQRLKNLERFTQNSAALLIATDVAARGLDIPNVDHVIHYQVPRTTENYVHRSGRTARASKEGITVLFIGADEVKDYVKLNQSLGRTEDLPMYPTSERMMKQIRQRVNLARDIERMDLHQRRNNESQNWEDKVAKEFMSDSDLDSEQEEERKLLKSKEKRQMKARRLELSRLLATPIVMDRVEMKFPASTTIDLPVEKEQSAITLVRKVVQENIKFKKQRNKKRKFSD; encoded by the exons ATGGTACAAAAATCTGCAAAGTTTCGCAGTAAATTGAGGAAGGCTGCCGTGACTGGACCCAAAACTCTATCAGATGTCTCATGGAAACAGGTGAAACTTAGCGGTCCAGTAATATCAGACGATGGTGCCGATCTAGCTGGATTAATTGGACTAGAGATTTTGGAAAGCTACGATAAAACTCTGGTTACAAAAGAGAAGAGAAAG AAACTCACGAAAGATCCCATATTAAGCGACGATGACGACGAACAAGATTTACCTAAAGAACAGAATACGAAGCGCCGAAAAATTGATTTGGAAAGTGATAGCGATGATGACAAAGGCAAGTGTCGCAAAGCAAAGAAAAAGGTGAATCAAGTCAAAATGTCGGAAGAGGATTTTGATAGTAAAATCTTAATCCGAAAGCTAGTTAATGAGAGCGACAACTGTGAGAATGCTTCAAGTCCTGGCAGgtttgttttattgaaaaaaattgggaatgaaagaaatgaacaaaaaccggcaaagaaaaaaagcaataagaaaaaaatcagtGAAACAGCGGATAATGACAGAAAAAACAGTAAGAATTTCTCTTCCGTAGAATATTTT AAATGGACTGAACTTGGCGTTACTGAGCCGATTGTTCATGCTCTCGCCGACAAATGTTTTCGTAACCCAACAGAAATTCAAACTCTGTCAATACCCGCTGCTGTCATGGGTAAACGGGACCTGCTCGGTGCAGCAGAAACAGGAAGTGGTAAAACTTTGGCGTTTGGGATTCCTCTGTTAGAAGGAATTCTTAAATTGAAAGCATCCGGAAAGGAAGAACCACTTTTGAAACCGAACAACGAAAAAAACTGCCGCAGCAAGGACAGCGAAGAGCACGAACTAACGCCACCACCTGAAGAAATGGAATACTATCCAGAACTAGATGGTGTTACTGCAAAATTAAATAAACCACAGGACATGGGCAAACCCCTATATGCTTTGATTTTAACTCCGACACGAGAGCTTGCCGTCCAAGTCCATAATCACCTGAAAACTGTCGCCAAGTACACAGATATTAAAATGGCCACTGTGTTTGGTGGGTTGGCGGCTGTGAAGCAAGAGAGAATGCTGAAAAAATGTCCTGAAATAGTGATCGCAACTCCTGGTCGTCTTTGGGAGCTCATACAAAGCGGAAATTCGCATCTTAGTAAAGTTTGTACAATTCG CTTTCTTGTAATCGACGAAACCGATCGTATGCTCGAAAAAGGACACTTTGATGAACTGAAACAATTACTGGAAATGATCAACCAAAACCAAGAAGCCAAGCAGCgcaggcaaaattttgtgttttctgCTACACTTACCTTCGATCATGATTTACCTGAACACATGATCGCGAAAGCTaaaaagaacaacaaatcaagcAATTTAAAGGAAACACCTGGCCAGCGGTTAAATAATCTTGTACAGATAATTGGAATGACAAATCCTAAGGTGGTGGATATTACACAGCAACATGGTACCGCCCACAGTCTTATCGAATCAAGGATTTTGTGTAAATCAGATCAAAAAGATTTTTACCTATTTTATTTCCTCAAGAGACATCCGGGACGGACATTAGTCTTTTGTAACTCGATTGATTGTGTTAAAAGATTGGTGTCACTTTTCGGATATCTGAATTGTGATCCCCTTAGTCTATTTGGATCAATGCAGCAGCGGCAACGGTTGAAAAATCTCGAACGATTCACTCAGAATTCAGCAGCTCTGCTGATAGCAACAGATGTCGCAGCTCGCGGTCTGGACATTCCTAATGTAGACCACGTGATTCACTACCAGGTGCCTAGAACAACTGAAAACTATGTTCATCGCTCGGGAAGAACGGCTCGTGCTAGCAAGGAAGGCATCACAGTTCTATTCATCGGCGCAGATGAAGTGAAGGATTATGTCAAGCTCAACCAGTCTTTGGGCAGAACGGAAGATTTGCCTATGTATCCAACGTCAGAGAGAATGATGAAGCAGATCAGACAGCGAGTTAATCTGGCAAGAGATATCGAACGAATGGATTTGCATCAGCGGAGAAACAACGAGAGCCAAAACTGGGAGGATAAGGTGGCGAAAGAGTTCATGAGTGATTCTGATTTGGATAGCGAGCAGGAAGAAGAACGTAAACTGTTGAAGAGTAAAGAAAAGCGACAAATGAAGGCCAGGCGATTAGAGTTAAGTCGTCTACTCGCCACACCAATTGTGATGGATCGAGTAGAAATGAA ATTTCCTGCATCGACTACAATTGATCTTCCTGTCGAGAAAGAACAGTCAGCGATTACCCTGGTTAGGAAGGTAGTACAGGAgaacatcaaatttaaaaaacaaagaaacaagAAGAGGAAGTTTAGCGACTAA